In Carassius auratus strain Wakin chromosome 46, ASM336829v1, whole genome shotgun sequence, the following proteins share a genomic window:
- the LOC113063956 gene encoding uncharacterized protein LOC113063956 isoform X3: protein MTDPNTPLNSAEPQMQSEETQCTDISEQQESVQLRRSQRVKTLTEKGREMQDERIKGLQQRFNYNYEKWRTRAKASKLPLSQTESLNKDILEDIIGDVRGLCADVTKVYEELRKLTPPDQESRRRVDLCVEISGFLVNKATSRLEGKEEQDWPEAGSLFQTVSNKSSSFNTTKNSNEHSHRSSIKRQEAAAEAAASQAVLKILEEQETEQQEIERLEAEVRKKAVEQETLIRQKRLEREAEEAKFKAQQEAEYAALQRTLDEKKRKVLHLEKVKDLKAAQAKMQVYDQMSAVEAQKIDVTKINTEMKDAEHVSFPSLLKQVIPQAAATPTSDGTSDLVKVLASALSTSRIPVPEPTVFSGDSLSYSDWKLSFKTLIDQKNIPDKEKIFYLRRYVSGPAKRAVEGYFLLGTESAYAAAWKILDERYGNPFTIAKAFRDKLHAWPKITSRDSFELRDFADFLRSCEAATAHIKSLEILNDCNENQKILSKLPDWLAASWNRKVIEIEEQTNQFPTFSQFVEFLSREAKIACNPVTSLQSLKQCEPNKSDKPKLTKQKEIGVKTLMTTSQEKIQLVCVFCKKPKHSLHKCRSFLEKAVSDRVSFIKSERLCFGCLKPGHHSKSCTNRNICERCSKGHPTCLHEDRVKDKGEQRQPIANPNPSNERSSQSDRVQEQVTAMATTNRVASQENNTQTAAIIPVWLSSSTKHKEVLVYALLDSQSDTTFVLSEVAKLLETNQEPVKLELSTMSSQTTVVQSDRLQNLQVRGLYSSKIITLPPTYTREFIPANKAHIPTNETAKAWPHLEHLQSEIAPLQDCEVGLLIGYNCSQALLPREIVSGKEGEPYAQRTDLGWSIVGQTNHCLNYGDAIGISHRIIVKKVIPELKPSLKLQNKVHYVNRTTVKDITPSDIIKALEGDFSERAIEGNPVSQEDLKFLTKLKENITQNESGHYEMPLPFRDKRPTLPDNRICAMHRLKCLERRLKKDKSYYNDYTNFMDDIISRGDAERVPDKELNNTPAWYIPHHGVYHPHKPGRIRVVFDASAKYQDTSLNDHLLTGPDLTNTLVGVLCRFRRSSVAFMCDIERMFHQFHVTKEDQDYLRFLWWEKGDLEASPSVYRMKVHLFGAASSPGCANFGLKHLAAQGQGQFKENTIHFIQRNFYVDDGLASVPTEREAIQLIKDSRELCSKGKLRLHKFVCNSERVMSTIPEEECATVKDLDLSLSLPRIERALGVEWCVTSDTFKFRVQVKLNPLTRRGVLSTVASIYDPLGFIAPFVLLGKQILQQMCKDKVGWDHELPEHLKPPWESWIKDLPSLANMQIQRCFIPTDFGQVKSYELHHFADASVNGYGACTYLRAINQSDQVHCCLVMAKSRVTPTSVTTIPRLELSAAVVAVRVSDLLSTELEIPYIAEFFWTDSTVVLGYINNDAKRFQVFVANRIQRIKSSTKPEQWAYVASEQNPADYVSRGLTAEQLKSSEWFEGPAFLWEKNIPDRDVKVGEIRENDPELRKASVYTINAKEEQTIFSRFEKFSEWSRLIRAFAILRRKVKEHKGDIQRIKESTTLEERKETELFVIKIVQEKAFAEEIKSLKSKKTVSKTTNHNLYKLSPFLDEKGILRVGGRLGQAVLHPHVKHPAILPKDSHISTLLIRHFHTKVQHQGRGMTMNELRANGWWILGSSRAVSSYIFKCVRCRKYRRKTEHQSMGDLPVERTESTPPFTYVGMDCFGPIYVKDGRKELKRYGLILTCLCSRAIHIEVVDDLSTDAFLNALRAFIAIRGNVRQLRCDRGTNFIGAQRELADLMKEMNQEKVKALGCEFLMIPPSASHMGGIWERQIRTIRSVLSAILDQSAKRLDSTSLRTLLYEVMAIVNSRPLSIEHLSDPTGPEPLTPNHILTMKSTIVQPPPGEFMKEDLYLQKRWRRVQYLANEFWIRWRKEYLLNLQPRQKWNVHRRNLKINDVVLLQDDMAPRNEWKLAKVTDVYPGTDNKVRKVRLLVSERTYDKHSKLVTKTVSLERPIHKVIVLLEAE from the exons ATGACTGATCCAAATACACCACTAAATAGTGCAGAACCCCAGATGCAGTCTGAAGAAACCCAATGTACTGATATTAGTGAGCAGCAAGAATCAGTACAACTTAGAAGAAGTCAGAGAGTGAAAACACTCACAGAAAAGGGAAGAGAAATGCAGGATGAGAGGATTAAAGGACTCCAGCAAAGATTTAACTACAACTATGAAAAGTGGAGAACACGTGCAAAAGCATCCAAGTTACCCCTCTCTCAAACAGAATCCTTGAATAAAGACATACTTGAAGATATTATTGGTGATGTTAGAGGTCTTTGTGCAGATGTCACAAAAGTTTATGAAGAGTTACGTAAGCTCACCCCACCGGATCAGGAGTCACGTCGCAGAGTAGATCTGTGTGTGGAGATCTCAGGTTTCCTCGTGAATAAAGCAACCAGCCGATTGGAAGGAAAAGAGGAACAAGATTGGCCAGAAGCAGGCTCCCTCTTTCAAACTGTAAGCAATAAGTCAAGCTCCTTCAACACCACTAAGAACTCAAATGAGCATTCACATAGATCCTCTATAAAACGTCAAGAAGCcgcagcagaagcagcagcgagtCAAGCtgttctcaaaatattagaagaACAAGAAACGGAACAGCAAGAGATAGAAAGACTAGAAGCTGAAGTCAGGAAAAAAGCAGTAGAACAAGAAACATTGATTAGACAAAAGCGcttagaaagaga AGCAGAAGAAGCAAAGTTTAAGGCTCAACAAGAAGCAGAGTATGCAGCTCTGCAGAGAACacttgatgaaaagaaaagaaaagtactgCACCTGGAAAAGGTCAAAGATCTAAAGGCAGCACAAGCAAAGATGCAGGTTTATGACCAAATGAGTGCAGTAGAAGCGCAAAAGATTGATGTAACAAAGATTAACACAGAAATGAAAGACGCTGAACATGTAAGCTTCCCATCTCTGCTTAAACAAGTTATACCCCAAGCTGCAGCCACTCCTACAAGTGATGGTACATCAGATCTTGTTAAAGTGCTAGCAAGTGCACTAAGTACTAGCCGTATCCCTGTTCCTGAACCTACTGTGTTTTCTGGGGATTCCTTAAGTTACAGTGACTGGAAGCTGTCATTTAAAACGCTGATAGACCAAAAAAATATCCCAGACAAGGAGAAAATATTCTACCTTCGGAGATATGTGAGTGGACCGGCTAAGAGAGCGGTTGAAGGATACTTCCTGCTTGGAACCGAATCTGCATATGCTGCTGCCTGGAAGATTCTGGATGAAAGATATGGAAATCCATTCACAATCGCGAAAGCCTTTAGAGACAAACTGCATGCATGGCCCAAAATTACCTCAAGAGACAGTTTCGAACTAAGAGACTTTGCAGATTTCTTGCGCAGTTGTGAAGCGGCTACAGCTCACATCAAGTCATTAGAGATCTTGAATGACTGCAATGAGAACCAAAAGATACTTTCCAAACTTCCAGACTGGCTTGCTGCCAGTTGGAACCGCAAGGTTATTGAAATTGAAGAACAAACAAATCAGTTTCCCACTTTCAGCCAGTTTGTTGAGTTTCTATCGAGAGAAGCCAAGATAGCCTGTAATCCTGTTACATCTTTACAGTCACTTAAACAATGTGAGCCTAACAAATCAGACAAACCGAAGCTtacaaaacagaaagaaattgGAGTTAAAACACTGATGACGACTTCACAAGAAAAGATACAACTGGTATGTGTATTCTGTAAGAAACCTAAGCACAGTTTACACAAATGCAGAAGTTTTCTGGAAAAGGCTGTGTCAGACAGAGTCAGCTTTATTAAGTCAGAAAGGCTATGTTTTGGTTGTCTCAAACCAGGCCATCATTCGAAGAGCTGTACCAACCGCAATATTTGTGAAAGGTGCAGTAAAGGGCATCCGACTTGTCTTCATGAAGATAGAGTTAAGGACAAAGGAGAACAAAGGCAACCAATAGCTAATCCAAATCCAAGCAACGAAAGGTCAAGTCAAAGCGACCGAGTTCAAGAACAAGTTACAGCCATGGCTACGACTAACCGAGTCGCAAGTCAAGAAAATAACACACAGACAGCTGCAATCATTCCTGTGTGGCTTTCATCTTCCACAAAACACAAAGAAGTTCTTGTGTATGCTTTACTGGATTCGCAAAGCGATACAACCTTTGTTCTCAGTGAAGTTGCAAAGTTACTAGAGACAAACCAAGAACCTGTTAAACTAGAACTGTCTACTATGTCTTCCCAGACTACAGTTGTTCAGTCCGACAGACTTCAAAATCTTCAAGTTCGTGGCCTTTACTCAAGCAAAATAATCACTTTACCTCCTACATACACACGAGAATTCATTCCAGCCAACAAAGCTCACATTCCAACTAATGAAACAGCTAAAGCTTGGCCACATCTGGAACACCTTCAATCAGAAATCGCACCTTTGCAAGATTGCGAGGTAGGATTGTTGATCGGATACAACTGCTCACAAGCTCTTCTGCCGAGAGAGATTGTGTCAGGCAAGGAAGGCGAGCCATACGCTCAGCGCACCGATCTTGGTTGGAGTATAGTTGGACAAACCAATCACTGCTTGAACTATGGAGATGCAATTGGAATTAGTCATCGCATTATTGTCAAGAAAGTCATCCCAGAGCTTAAGCCTTCTCTAAAGCTTCAGAACAAAGTCCACTATGTCAATAGGACAACAGTAAAGGACATCACCCCTTCGGACATTATCAAAGCACTTGAAGGAGACTTCTCTGAAAGAGCCATTGAGGGCAACCCTGTATCACAAGAAGATTTAAAGTTTCTCACAAAACTCAAAGAAAACATCACACAGAATGAGAGCGGCCACTATGAGATGCCACTACCATTTCGTGACAAAAGACCCACATTACCAGACAATAGAATATGTGCAATGCATCGCCTAAAGTGTCTTGAAAGAAGATTAAAGAAAGACAAATCATATTACAATGATTACACAAACTTCATGGATGACATCATCTCAAGAGGAGATGCTGAAAGAGTCCCTGACAAAGAGTTGAATAACACTCCTGCATGGTATATCCCACATCATGGGGTCTATCACCCACACAAACCCGGAAGAATCAGAGTAGTATTTGATGCCTCGGCCAAGTACCAGGATACTTCTCTCAATGACCACCTCTTAACCGGTCCTGACCTGACAAACACATTGGTTGGTGTTCTTTGTCGTTTCCGCAGAAGTTCTGTCGCATTCATGTGTGATATAGAGCGGATGTTTCACCAGTTCCATGTCACAAAAGAAGATCAGGATTACTTAAGGTTTCTTTGGTGGGAGAAGGGAGATTTGGAAGCATCACCATCAGTTTACCGTATGAAGGTCCATCTTTTTGGAGCAGCGTCTTCTCCAGGCTGTGCCAACTTTGGCCTAAAACACCTTGCTGCCCAAGGACAAGGTCAATTCAAAGAAAACACCATACACTTTATACAGAGAAACTTTTATGTTGATGACGGTTTGGCAAGCGTTCCTACTGAAAGGGAAGCCATTCAGCTCATCAAAGACTCAAGAGAGCTCTGTTCCAAAGGAAAGTTAAGACTCCACAAATTTGTGTGTAATAGTGAGAGAGTTATGTCCACTATTCCAGAAGAAGAGTGTGCCACAGTGAAAGACCTTGACCTGTCTTTAAGTTTACCACGCATTGAAAGAGCTCTTGGAGTTGAATGGTGCGTCACTTCAGACACATTCAAATTCAGAGTTCAAGTCAAGTTGAACCCCCTTACAAGAAGAGGTGTACTTTCTACTGTCGCCTCCATTTACGATCCCCTGGGGTTTATTGCACCGTTCGTCCTCTTGGGAAAGCAGATTCTTCAGCAAATGTGCAAGGATAAGGTTGGGTGGGACCACGAGCTTCCAGAGCACTTAAAACCCCCGTGGGAATCCTGGATTAAAGACCTTCCAAGTTTAGCTAACATGCAGATTCAAAGATGTTTCATTCCTACAGATTTCGGTCAGGTTAAAAGCTACGAGCTTCATCACTTCGCAGACGCCAGTGTCAATGGATATGGTGCTTGTACTTACCTGCGAGCCATTAACCAATCAGATCAAGTCCATTGTTGCTTGGTAATGGCCAAGTCAAGAGTCACACCTACTAGTGTCACAACTATCCCTCGACTCGAACTCTCAGCAGCAGTTGTTGCAGTTAGAGTCAGTGATCTACTCAGTACAGAACTTGAAATCCCATACATTGCTGAGTTTTTCTGGACAGACTCCACCGTTGTTCTCGGCTACATAAATAATGATGCCAAAAGGTTTCAAGTCTTCGTAGCGAATCGGATACAAAGGATCAAGTCAAGCACAAAGCCAGAACAATGGGCGTATGTCGCATCAGAGCAGAACCCTGCAGACTACGTTTCTCGAGGCTTAACCGCAGAACAACTGAAGTCCTCTGAATGGTTTGAGGGGCCAGCATTTCTCTGGGAGAAGAACATTCCTGATAGAGATGTTAAGGTGGGAGAGATCAGGGAAAATGATCCAGAACTTCGCAAAGCCTCTGTGTATACCATCAATGCAAAGGAAGAGCAAACTATTTTCAGCAGATTTGAGAAGTTTTCAGAATGGTCCAGATTGATAAGAGCATTTGCAATCTTGAGAAGAAAGGTCAAGGAACACAAGGGTGATATACAAAGGATCAAAGAAAGTACAACTttggaagaaagaaaagaaacagaactGTTTGTCATCAAAATAGTTCAAGAGAAAGCTTTCGCAGAAGAGATAAAGAGTCTAAAATCAAAGAAAACAGTTTCCAAGACCACAAATCATAATCTGTACAAACTAAGTCCGTTTCTGGACGAAAAAGGAATCCTCAGAGTGGGTGGACGTTTGGGTCAAGCTGTACTACACCCGCATGTAAAACATCCTGCCATACTTCCCAAGGACAGTCATATTTCAACTTTGCTGATCAGACATTTTCACACGAAGGTTCAACATCAAGGTCGTGGAATGACTATGAATGAGTTGCGTGCAAATGGTTGGTGGATTCTTGGGAGCAGCCGTGCAGTTTCATCATACATCTTCAAATGTGTCAGATGTCGCAAATACAGAAGGAAAACGGAGCATCAAAGTATGGGAGATTTGCCAGTAGAACGAACTGAGTCTACCCCGCCTTTCACTTATGTTGGAATGGATTGCTTTGGACCAATATACGTCAAAGATGGACGAAAGGAGCTCAAGAGATATGGACTCATACTAACCTGTCTATGTTCACGAGCCATACATATTGAAGTAGTAGACGACCTGAGTACAGACGCATTTCTAAATGCTCTGCGAGCATTTATTGCAATAAGAGGAAATGTGCGTCAACTGAGATGTGATAGAGGAACCAATTTCATTGGGGCCCAGAGAGAACTCGCAGATCTCATGAAAGAAATGAATCAGGAGAAGGTAAAAGCGCTTGGATGTGAATTTCTCATGATTCCCCCTTCGGCAAGCCATATGGGTGGAATATGGGAAAGACAGATCAGGACCATCCGTAGTGTTCTTTCAGCCATCCTTGACCAGTCAGCAAAGAGACTCGACAGTACATCCTTGAGAACCTTGTTGTATGAGGTAATGGCGATTGTCAACAGTAGGCCACTTTCCATCGAGCATTTAAGTGATCCAACAGGTCCTGAGCCATTAACGCCCAATCACATTCTCACTATGAAGTCAACCATTGTTCAACCTCCTCCAGGAGAGTTTATGAAAGAAGATTTGTATCTTCAAAAAAGATGGAGAAGAGTACAATATTTAGCCAATGAGTTTTGGATTCGTTGGAGGAAAGAATATTTGCTCAACTTGCAACCAAGACAGAAGTGGAATGTACACAGAAGGAATCTGAAGATAAATGATGTAGTGCTTCTACAAGATGACATGGCACCACGTAATGAATGGAAGCTTGCCAAAGTCACTGATGTCTATCCAGGAACTGATAACAAAGTGAGAAAGGTTCGACTTTTGGTTAGTGAAAGGACATATGACAAGCACAGTAAACTTGTGACTAAGACAGTCTCATTAGAACGACCTATTCATAAGGTCATTGTTTTGCTAGAAGCAGAGTAA